The Actinomyces sp. oral taxon 414 genome has a segment encoding these proteins:
- a CDS encoding PTS system mannose/fructose/N-acetylgalactosamine-transporter subunit IIB — translation MDIKLLRIDSRLVHGQVANNWAGTLGAEAILAVSDGAANDELRKTLMLQTGGGKVKVHVLGVEKAARVYKNPKYANLKAVIVVETPADVVRLLDLGVEANEVNVGGMTFKQGTKALSQAVYISDEDAKAFQEIDKRGITQYIQQVPSTGRSDLMSALKSKGFID, via the coding sequence ATGGATATCAAGCTCCTGCGCATCGACTCACGCCTGGTCCACGGCCAGGTGGCCAACAACTGGGCGGGAACCCTCGGGGCCGAGGCCATCCTGGCGGTGTCCGACGGCGCCGCCAATGACGAGTTGCGCAAGACGCTCATGCTCCAGACCGGCGGCGGCAAGGTCAAGGTCCACGTCCTGGGCGTGGAGAAGGCCGCCCGCGTCTACAAGAACCCGAAGTACGCCAACCTCAAGGCCGTCATCGTCGTGGAGACCCCGGCGGACGTCGTCCGGCTGCTCGACCTGGGCGTTGAGGCGAACGAGGTCAATGTCGGCGGCATGACCTTCAAGCAGGGAACCAAGGCCCTGTCCCAGGCCGTCTACATCTCCGACGAGGACGCCAAGGCCTTCCAGGAGATCGACAAGCGCGGCATCACCCAGTACATCCAGCAGGTCCCCTCGACCGGCCGCTCGGATCTCATGAGCGCCCTGAAGTCCAAGGGCTTCATCGACTGA
- a CDS encoding ABC transporter ATP-binding protein/permease: MVELRLSGVGKTYAGEVPLRALRDVTLTIRQGEFISIQGPSGAGKSTLLNQLALLDTPTSGDYLIDGVGVRTLGERRRAVVRSENFAFIFQSFHLLPGRSVVENVALGLLYRGLGHRRRLRAAERALDFVGLGRKSSQRVEKLSGGERQRAAIARAIASGAPVIVADEPTGNLDSRNSDQVMELLSQLNRRGSTVIVVTHDDRVASYASRHLRVEDGVVEELDRTAPAPHRELRPEPMRGRPSRLRVRDALGDVWQGLRARRARSAALIACVALAVALATATTGLSTTARFQVSDVFDSQRNQLVALAASTTSANLAEQALSAQSSERLRGLAGVRDVAVLATHPSVDVTARPSAPGGASLQLVGSASQTLPESLFTVSSPRPLTSLSDDEVILGSRAAQTLQLGPVIASPVVWVDGRPRTVVGILTDAGLDVGLLDSVIMVEARAADYSQPQYASVKIRVSPGAAQQVAAQAPVAWLPSAPQSVTVDAPPDPMTLRAEVEASIQAVLYTLTAVAAIAALTLVTTIMVSSVMERTGEIGLRRAIGARRVHIRVLIASEAGLTGLLGGATGAYLGILAILAITIGRGWQPVVDWAAVPAGIAGGVAVSLLGAVFATHRASRIEPSEALHQ, from the coding sequence ATGGTTGAGCTCAGGCTGAGCGGCGTGGGCAAGACCTACGCCGGCGAGGTCCCCCTCCGGGCCCTGCGCGACGTCACCCTGACCATCCGCCAGGGCGAGTTCATCTCCATCCAGGGCCCCTCGGGGGCGGGCAAGTCCACCCTGCTCAACCAGCTGGCGTTGCTGGACACGCCCACCAGCGGCGACTACCTGATCGACGGCGTCGGCGTGCGGACCCTGGGCGAGCGGCGCCGCGCCGTGGTGCGCTCGGAGAATTTCGCCTTCATCTTCCAGTCCTTCCACCTGCTCCCGGGGCGCAGCGTGGTGGAGAACGTGGCCCTGGGCCTGCTCTACCGGGGCCTGGGCCACCGTCGCAGACTGCGCGCCGCCGAGAGGGCGCTCGACTTCGTCGGCCTGGGGCGCAAGTCCTCCCAGCGGGTGGAGAAGCTCTCCGGCGGGGAGCGCCAGCGCGCCGCCATCGCCCGGGCCATCGCCTCCGGGGCGCCCGTCATCGTCGCGGACGAGCCGACCGGCAACCTGGACTCGCGCAACAGCGACCAGGTCATGGAGCTGCTCTCGCAGCTGAACCGGCGGGGCTCCACCGTCATCGTGGTCACCCACGACGACCGCGTCGCCTCCTACGCCTCGCGCCACCTGCGGGTCGAGGACGGCGTCGTCGAGGAGCTGGATCGGACCGCGCCCGCTCCTCACCGCGAGCTTCGGCCCGAGCCGATGCGGGGGCGCCCCTCCCGCCTGCGCGTGCGCGACGCCCTGGGCGACGTCTGGCAGGGGCTGCGCGCCAGGCGGGCCCGGTCCGCGGCCCTCATCGCCTGCGTCGCCCTGGCGGTGGCGCTGGCCACCGCCACCACGGGCCTGTCCACCACCGCGAGGTTCCAGGTGTCCGACGTCTTCGACTCGCAGCGCAACCAGCTCGTCGCCCTGGCGGCGTCCACGACCAGCGCGAACCTGGCCGAGCAGGCCCTCTCGGCGCAGTCCTCCGAGCGGCTGCGGGGCCTGGCCGGGGTGCGCGACGTCGCCGTCCTCGCCACGCACCCGTCGGTGGACGTCACGGCGCGCCCGTCCGCGCCGGGCGGCGCCTCGCTCCAGCTCGTGGGCAGTGCGTCGCAGACCCTGCCGGAGTCCCTGTTCACGGTCAGCTCCCCGCGCCCCCTGACCTCCCTGTCCGACGACGAGGTCATCCTCGGGTCGCGGGCCGCCCAGACCCTCCAGCTCGGCCCCGTCATCGCCTCGCCCGTCGTGTGGGTGGACGGCCGGCCCAGGACCGTCGTCGGCATCCTGACCGACGCCGGGCTCGACGTCGGCCTCCTGGACTCCGTCATCATGGTGGAGGCCCGGGCCGCCGACTACTCCCAGCCCCAGTACGCCTCGGTCAAGATCCGGGTCAGCCCCGGCGCCGCCCAGCAGGTGGCCGCGCAGGCGCCCGTCGCCTGGCTGCCCTCAGCCCCGCAGTCGGTGACCGTCGACGCCCCGCCGGACCCCATGACGCTGCGCGCCGAGGTCGAGGCCAGCATTCAGGCCGTCCTGTACACCCTGACCGCCGTGGCCGCCATTGCGGCCCTCACGCTGGTCACCACCATTATGGTCTCCTCCGTCATGGAGCGCACCGGCGAGATCGGGCTGCGCCGCGCCATCGGGGCCAGGCGCGTCCACATCCGCGTCCTCATCGCCTCCGAGGCGGGCCTGACCGGGCTGCTCGGGGGAGCGACCGGGGCCTACCTGGGGATCCTGGCGATCCTCGCCATCACCATCGGCCGGGGCTGGCAGCCCGTCGTCGACTGGGCCGCCGTGCCCGCCGGGATCGCCGGGGGCGTGGCGGTCAGTCTGCTCGGCGCCGTCTTCGCCACGCACCGGGCCTCGCGCATCGAGCCCTCCGAGGCCCTGCACCAGTAG
- a CDS encoding PTS system mannose/fructose/sorbose family transporter subunit IID produces MTTETEANTSAPERMLTTKDLRSMYWRSTFLLGSFNFERMQAIGFCLTLMPAIKKFYPDDKTQQAAALKRHLEFYNTHPWISSVVFGVTAAMEEQRSKGEDIGDDTITNVKVGLMGPLAGVGDPIFWGTARPVLGALGASLAATGSWLGPLVYFFGINIIRVLVRWYGLRLGYERGTAMVTEVGGGQLKRITQIAAITGLFVMGALVSKWTTIKFPIAVSTTTADDGTVTVTTLQNILDNLLPGAAALGLTFACMYLLNKKINALWIIMGMFVIGILGAWSGFLGL; encoded by the coding sequence ATGACCACTGAGACCGAGGCGAACACCTCCGCTCCCGAGCGCATGCTCACCACCAAGGACCTGCGGAGCATGTACTGGCGCTCCACCTTCCTGCTCGGGTCCTTCAACTTCGAGCGCATGCAGGCCATCGGCTTCTGCCTGACCCTCATGCCCGCCATCAAGAAGTTCTACCCCGACGACAAGACCCAACAGGCGGCCGCACTCAAGCGGCACCTGGAGTTCTACAACACCCACCCGTGGATCTCCTCGGTCGTCTTCGGCGTCACCGCCGCCATGGAGGAGCAGCGCTCCAAGGGCGAGGACATCGGCGACGACACCATCACCAACGTCAAGGTCGGCCTCATGGGGCCGCTGGCCGGCGTCGGCGACCCCATCTTCTGGGGCACCGCCCGCCCGGTGCTGGGGGCGCTCGGAGCCTCCCTGGCGGCCACCGGCTCCTGGCTCGGCCCGCTCGTCTACTTCTTCGGCATCAACATCATCCGCGTCCTCGTGCGCTGGTACGGCCTGAGGCTGGGTTACGAGCGCGGCACCGCCATGGTCACCGAGGTCGGCGGCGGCCAGCTCAAGCGCATTACGCAGATCGCGGCCATCACCGGTCTGTTCGTCATGGGGGCCCTGGTGTCCAAGTGGACGACCATCAAGTTCCCCATCGCCGTCTCCACGACGACCGCCGACGACGGCACTGTCACCGTGACGACCCTCCAGAACATCCTGGACAACCTGCTGCCCGGGGCCGCCGCACTGGGCCTGACCTTCGCGTGCATGTACCTGCTCAACAAGAAGATCAACGCCCTGTGGATCATCATGGGCATGTTCGTCATCGGTATCCTGGGCGCCTGGAGCGGGTTCCTGGGACTGTGA
- a CDS encoding glycoside hydrolase domain-containing protein yields the protein MADPQVRRTQQWLNTTYASRAGWVPLEEDGLTGWGTIYGLRRALQAELGISRLASGFGPATTSAYKNKIGTINASFKGPQNILCILSGALWCKGCTAITLNSGASFGFDALAGSVASVCEALGLGTGAPGVDVKVMASLLSMDAYEVLGAYGGTSAIREVQRWLNGTYRNREDFALVPCDGVHSRSVQTALLLALQYELGMADGVANGNFGQGTKSGLRAKANISVGSTDISNRFVRIFHAAMILNGLDIPLSMGFTSTTSSVIREFQSFMEIPQTGAGDYTTWCTLLVSCGDTTIATTGFDTSHQLLGGKAAAAVQRGYTHVGRYLVGENGKHLCAPEIAELRAAGLRLAPIYQRFNDEVADLTRANGMTEGLEALVRGRVLGLPAGSIIYFSVDFDATGDVISGPVAEYFGGVKEIMDAVASYNFRIGVYATRNVCQVMIDRGLAVAAYVSGMSTGYSGNMGFPMPREWHYNQIIELTDDLGSTTIDHVVVSRRAQSVDLAAVSGPPVEQDGSYSETGFNALFQWYVEAEVRCEKLLKAIYGSNSIYIPMSWQFILGWMRKPTYWGTNSYGLWLVYTPEADDAITHDARAACEGALSLNMTMPDTVTDAAHWAVATLAYAMWDVNIEPSDYTYGDLGGWALDLYSLFGEWQTKASGDDLFTWALSHLGTNEKSSFGKADLLADVDAWLAIKVDPNQPDLPFSGHLRSIFSMSPDERLTAFFEDRFQSSAANVESAFSGIADGVGSGIFKEISLQLMKQVAGFTYPPTEAERQALASAFVERLTRGVMQQ from the coding sequence ATGGCGGACCCCCAGGTCAGGAGGACGCAGCAATGGCTCAACACCACCTACGCGTCCCGCGCGGGATGGGTGCCCCTGGAGGAGGACGGACTGACCGGATGGGGCACCATCTACGGTCTGCGCCGGGCCCTGCAGGCCGAGCTCGGGATCAGTCGGCTCGCCTCCGGCTTCGGCCCGGCCACCACGAGCGCCTACAAGAACAAGATCGGTACGATCAACGCCTCCTTCAAGGGACCGCAGAACATTCTGTGCATCCTCAGCGGAGCCCTGTGGTGCAAGGGGTGCACCGCCATCACGCTCAATTCCGGGGCGTCCTTCGGCTTCGACGCCCTGGCGGGCTCCGTCGCCTCCGTCTGCGAGGCCCTTGGGCTGGGAACCGGCGCCCCGGGCGTGGACGTGAAGGTCATGGCCTCCCTGCTGTCCATGGACGCCTACGAGGTCCTCGGCGCCTACGGCGGAACCTCCGCGATCCGCGAGGTCCAGCGCTGGCTCAACGGCACCTACCGCAACCGGGAGGATTTCGCACTCGTGCCCTGCGACGGCGTGCACTCCAGATCCGTCCAGACGGCGCTCCTGCTCGCCCTCCAGTACGAGCTCGGGATGGCCGACGGCGTCGCCAACGGCAACTTCGGCCAGGGCACCAAGAGCGGTCTGAGGGCGAAGGCGAACATCTCAGTCGGCAGCACGGACATCTCCAACCGCTTCGTCAGGATCTTCCACGCCGCCATGATCCTCAACGGTCTGGACATCCCCCTCAGCATGGGTTTCACCAGCACCACCAGCTCGGTGATCCGGGAGTTCCAGTCCTTCATGGAGATCCCCCAGACCGGGGCCGGCGACTACACGACCTGGTGCACCCTGCTGGTCTCCTGCGGAGACACCACCATCGCCACCACGGGATTCGACACCAGCCACCAGCTCCTGGGCGGCAAGGCCGCCGCCGCGGTGCAACGGGGGTATACGCATGTCGGCCGGTACCTGGTGGGCGAGAACGGCAAGCACCTCTGCGCGCCCGAGATCGCCGAGCTGCGCGCCGCCGGCCTTCGACTCGCGCCGATCTACCAGCGATTCAACGATGAGGTCGCGGACCTGACCCGGGCCAATGGCATGACCGAGGGCCTCGAGGCCCTGGTCCGGGGCCGGGTGCTCGGGCTCCCCGCGGGGAGCATCATCTACTTCAGCGTTGACTTCGATGCCACGGGGGACGTCATTTCGGGCCCCGTCGCCGAATACTTCGGGGGAGTCAAGGAGATCATGGATGCCGTCGCCTCCTACAACTTCAGGATCGGGGTCTACGCCACTCGGAACGTCTGCCAGGTCATGATCGACCGCGGCCTGGCGGTCGCCGCCTACGTTTCTGGAATGTCCACGGGTTACTCCGGGAACATGGGATTCCCTATGCCCCGGGAATGGCACTACAACCAGATCATCGAACTCACCGACGATCTGGGATCCACCACCATAGACCACGTCGTGGTCTCGCGGCGGGCGCAGTCCGTCGATCTCGCCGCCGTGTCCGGTCCGCCCGTGGAGCAGGACGGCTCATATTCGGAGACGGGGTTCAATGCGCTCTTCCAATGGTACGTCGAGGCGGAGGTGCGGTGCGAGAAGCTGCTGAAGGCAATTTATGGTTCGAACTCGATCTACATCCCGATGTCCTGGCAGTTCATTCTGGGCTGGATGCGCAAGCCCACTTACTGGGGCACCAACAGTTACGGTCTGTGGTTGGTTTACACTCCGGAGGCTGACGATGCCATCACGCATGATGCTCGAGCTGCGTGCGAGGGTGCTCTTAGTCTCAATATGACCATGCCCGATACTGTGACGGATGCGGCCCACTGGGCGGTCGCCACCCTCGCCTACGCGATGTGGGACGTCAATATCGAACCTTCGGACTACACGTACGGCGACCTCGGCGGCTGGGCCCTCGACCTGTACTCGCTCTTCGGAGAATGGCAGACGAAGGCTTCCGGAGATGATCTCTTCACCTGGGCCTTGAGTCATCTGGGAACGAATGAGAAGTCGTCGTTCGGGAAGGCGGATCTCCTGGCGGACGTGGATGCGTGGTTGGCGATCAAAGTGGACCCGAACCAGCCGGATTTGCCTTTCAGTGGGCACCTGCGATCCATCTTCTCCATGTCGCCCGATGAGAGACTTACGGCATTTTTTGAAGATCGTTTCCAATCGAGTGCGGCCAATGTGGAATCCGCTTTCTCGGGAATAGCCGACGGGGTTGGCTCCGGTATTTTTAAGGAGATCAGCCTGCAACTGATGAAGCAGGTTGCGGGATTCACTTATCCTCCGACGGAAGCGGAGCGTCAGGCGCTGGCGTCCGCGTTCGTGGAACGACTCACCAGGGGAGTGATGCAGCAATGA
- a CDS encoding HAD family hydrolase — protein MTTNTGRYIRAVLWDMDGTLMDSQPLWDESFRRCCQERGGTVTPEQVAGIAGASIARTCELIAETGATASPEDPATAEVFARISAQVEAAVRADPPILPGARSITSTLSEIGLAQVIVTQSPRPIVEAVAHALGDVFVDLVTGDDGLPGKPTPAPYAAAIERLGLSPEECVVVEDSATGAASARSNDLRVIQVGGQTKLFPGDPGLVVVKDLASITPHLLLWDESIGSVG, from the coding sequence ATGACCACCAATACCGGCCGCTACATCAGAGCCGTCCTGTGGGACATGGACGGCACGCTCATGGACTCCCAGCCCCTGTGGGACGAGTCCTTCCGCCGCTGCTGCCAGGAGCGGGGCGGGACCGTCACCCCCGAGCAGGTCGCGGGCATCGCGGGGGCGTCCATTGCGCGCACCTGCGAGCTCATCGCCGAGACCGGCGCCACGGCCTCGCCCGAGGACCCCGCCACCGCCGAGGTCTTCGCCCGCATATCGGCCCAGGTCGAGGCGGCCGTCCGCGCCGACCCCCCGATCCTGCCCGGCGCCCGGAGCATCACCTCCACGCTCAGCGAGATCGGGCTGGCCCAGGTCATTGTCACCCAGTCCCCGCGGCCCATTGTCGAGGCGGTCGCCCATGCGCTGGGCGACGTGTTCGTCGACCTGGTCACCGGCGACGACGGGCTGCCGGGCAAGCCCACCCCCGCGCCCTACGCGGCGGCGATCGAGCGCCTCGGCCTGAGCCCCGAGGAGTGCGTCGTCGTCGAGGACTCCGCCACGGGGGCGGCCTCGGCGCGCTCCAACGACCTGCGGGTCATCCAGGTGGGCGGCCAGACCAAGCTCTTCCCCGGAGACCCGGGCCTGGTGGTCGTCAAGGACCTGGCCTCCATCACGCCGCACCTGCTGCTGTGGGACGAGTCCATCGGGTCAGTCGGGTAG
- a CDS encoding PTS mannose/fructose/sorbose transporter subunit IIC, giving the protein MHDISMVQIILVTLVAFLAGCDAVLDERMFYRPIIACTLTGLALGDPTTGIQVGGSLELLSLGWMNVGAAMAPDAALASTVSTVIVIAGGQSHAEAIAVAVPLAVAGQALTIFVRTVNVFFAHRADRLADAANMRGIEIMHFIALSLQGLRVAVPTAIVAFFASGDSVQKALEAIPEVITHGLQIAGGFIVVVGYAMVINMMKARKLMPFFFIGFVVATFSTTMAGSGSIADPAGGADMSKWSDLSKWVVNTVPTGITLVALGILGACLAFIYVQLNPEFHESVRLPQPAAAGGGGGDDLDDDLDDELD; this is encoded by the coding sequence ATGCATGATATCAGCATGGTCCAGATCATCCTCGTGACGCTCGTGGCCTTCCTGGCCGGTTGCGACGCCGTTCTGGACGAGCGCATGTTCTACCGTCCGATCATCGCCTGCACCCTCACCGGCCTCGCCCTGGGCGACCCGACCACCGGCATTCAGGTCGGCGGCTCCCTGGAGCTGCTGAGCCTGGGCTGGATGAACGTCGGCGCCGCCATGGCCCCCGACGCCGCCCTGGCCTCCACCGTGTCCACCGTCATTGTCATCGCCGGCGGGCAGTCCCATGCCGAGGCCATCGCCGTGGCGGTCCCGCTGGCCGTCGCCGGCCAGGCCCTGACCATCTTCGTGCGCACGGTCAACGTCTTCTTCGCCCACCGGGCGGACAGGCTCGCCGACGCGGCCAATATGCGGGGCATCGAAATCATGCACTTCATCGCCCTGTCCCTCCAGGGCCTGCGTGTGGCGGTGCCCACCGCCATTGTCGCCTTCTTCGCCTCCGGTGACAGCGTCCAAAAAGCCCTCGAGGCCATTCCGGAGGTCATCACCCACGGTCTGCAGATCGCCGGCGGCTTCATCGTCGTCGTCGGATACGCCATGGTCATCAATATGATGAAGGCGCGCAAGCTCATGCCGTTCTTCTTCATCGGTTTCGTCGTCGCCACCTTCTCCACGACCATGGCCGGGAGCGGCAGCATCGCCGACCCGGCGGGCGGGGCCGATATGAGCAAGTGGAGCGACCTGTCCAAGTGGGTCGTCAACACTGTTCCCACCGGCATTACGCTCGTCGCCCTGGGCATCCTCGGCGCCTGCCTGGCCTTCATCTACGTCCAGCTCAACCCCGAGTTCCACGAGTCCGTGCGTCTGCCCCAGCCCGCCGCCGCGGGCGGCGGTGGCGGCGACGACCTGGACGACGACCTGGACGACGAGCTCGACTGA
- a CDS encoding PTS sugar transporter subunit IIA, which yields MVAVIVAAHGHLAEGLIASSAMIAGPQEDLVAVTFDPSEGPDDLLAKYAAAVEKSSSDQHLILVDLLGGSPYNAAARFAAQREDADVVTGVNLPMLIEVLGRRMIGGTLPELVETARTAGAGGVKVLSEIFTPTTTESDDEGDEL from the coding sequence ATGGTCGCTGTCATCGTCGCCGCCCACGGCCATCTGGCGGAGGGGCTGATCGCCTCGTCCGCCATGATCGCGGGCCCCCAGGAGGACCTCGTCGCCGTCACCTTCGACCCCTCGGAGGGCCCGGACGACCTGCTCGCCAAGTACGCCGCCGCCGTCGAGAAGTCCTCGAGCGATCAGCACCTGATCCTCGTGGACCTGCTCGGGGGCAGCCCCTACAACGCGGCGGCCCGCTTCGCCGCGCAGCGCGAGGACGCCGACGTGGTCACCGGCGTCAACCTGCCCATGCTCATCGAGGTCCTCGGCCGCCGCATGATCGGCGGAACCCTGCCCGAACTGGTCGAGACGGCCCGGACCGCCGGAGCCGGCGGCGTCAAGGTCCTCTCCGAGATCTTCACCCCCACCACCACCGAATCCGACGACGAAGGAGACGAGCTCTGA
- a CDS encoding GntR family transcriptional regulator, producing the protein MHIVLSRTSGTPMYEQIVDQIRQAIWSGDLPAGTPLPSLRRLARDLEVSLITTTRAYNDLAAAGLIANQAGRGSFVLPQDEAETRERLLARLDRQLDDAVATARLAGLDLPDLHERTARRWTEKKQTGGKPAEKE; encoded by the coding sequence GTGCACATCGTCCTCTCCCGGACGTCCGGGACTCCCATGTACGAGCAGATCGTCGACCAGATCCGCCAGGCCATCTGGTCCGGCGACCTGCCCGCCGGGACCCCGCTGCCCTCGCTGCGCCGGCTCGCGAGGGACCTCGAGGTCTCCCTCATCACCACCACCCGCGCCTACAACGACCTCGCCGCGGCCGGCCTCATCGCCAACCAGGCCGGCCGCGGCAGCTTCGTCCTCCCCCAGGACGAGGCCGAGACCCGCGAGCGCCTCCTCGCCCGGCTGGACCGCCAGCTCGACGACGCCGTCGCCACCGCACGCCTGGCCGGCCTCGACCTGCCCGACCTCCACGAAAGGACCGCACGACGATGGACCGAGAAGAAGCAGACCGGCGGGAAGCCGGCCGAGAAGGAGTGA
- a CDS encoding HAD-IIB family hydrolase has translation MPQLIATDLDGTILFDRKVPPADLDAMRRWRAAGNLLVVDTGKSVFATRDTLEPEGVAFDYAVAFTGAVLADGDYRVLTSRFLPDGLAHEIVMSLQGIDGLTVFATTLETDYIISDTYHEVSPILQVFVPMTPEEMSGHRFIGVPMRVRDDDVRERIVADLAGRWGEWIEVVRNQEFLDVVPAGATKGAGLNDLVAWLTRPDGPHPGESVETWTFGDSWNDIPMHEAADHAVALPWSPPEVAAVCERTAASMAELVDSLLEPRGHATEEGR, from the coding sequence ATGCCCCAGCTCATCGCCACCGACCTCGACGGCACGATCCTGTTCGACCGGAAGGTCCCCCCCGCCGACCTCGACGCCATGAGGCGGTGGAGGGCGGCCGGGAACCTGCTCGTGGTGGACACCGGCAAGTCCGTCTTCGCCACACGCGACACCCTCGAACCCGAGGGCGTCGCCTTCGACTACGCGGTCGCCTTCACCGGCGCGGTGCTCGCCGACGGCGACTACCGCGTGCTGACATCCCGCTTCCTGCCCGACGGCCTGGCGCACGAGATCGTCATGTCCCTCCAGGGGATCGACGGGCTGACGGTCTTCGCCACCACCCTGGAGACCGACTACATCATTTCGGACACCTACCACGAGGTCTCCCCGATCCTCCAGGTGTTCGTCCCCATGACGCCCGAGGAGATGAGCGGGCACCGCTTCATCGGGGTGCCCATGCGGGTGCGCGACGACGACGTGCGCGAGCGCATTGTCGCCGACCTGGCCGGACGCTGGGGCGAGTGGATCGAGGTGGTGCGCAACCAGGAGTTCCTCGACGTCGTCCCCGCCGGCGCGACCAAGGGCGCGGGTCTGAACGACCTGGTCGCCTGGCTCACCCGCCCCGACGGGCCCCACCCGGGCGAGAGCGTGGAGACCTGGACCTTCGGCGACTCGTGGAACGACATCCCCATGCACGAGGCCGCCGACCACGCCGTCGCCCTGCCCTGGTCCCCGCCGGAGGTCGCCGCCGTGTGCGAGCGCACCGCGGCCTCGATGGCCGAGCTCGTCGACTCCCTGCTCGAGCCCCGGGGGCACGCCACCGAGGAGGGGCGCTGA
- a CDS encoding peptidoglycan-binding domain-containing protein translates to MNPVRRLLPWAALLAGAALVAAGTWVVALRFQSPAQREAAASPPPAGPVTVQVTRGDLTEQTTVLATAARSEAVSVAVPAPAEGRGVVTRSGAIAGGSVSSGGAVLWVNSRPVIALAGQFALYRDLYLGARGDDVRMVQQALADLGYDVGVDGELGAGTADAVRDLYRNLDAQAPQDADAGRAAPAPQAASPAPSGDPTAASGPSGAQAQPALVLPAAEVMIVPTLPAVVTSVPAVGATVDGQAAVVFGAQEVTLSASMPAGVQARMTPGLTGTATLQEQSVDVAVAQVRPASAENRPQGAGETAAPAAEAGVVLRASNGQIPAEWVGRSDVLITLNLSQPVLDALLVPQRAVSVDAGGTASVLVAQEGGAFAQVVVTELGCTAGTCAVASEDGRLAEGMSVRVDG, encoded by the coding sequence GTGAATCCGGTGCGCCGTCTCCTGCCGTGGGCGGCGCTCCTCGCGGGCGCGGCGCTGGTCGCGGCGGGCACGTGGGTCGTCGCCCTCCGCTTCCAGTCGCCGGCCCAGCGGGAGGCCGCGGCCTCGCCGCCGCCGGCCGGGCCGGTGACCGTCCAGGTCACCCGCGGCGACCTGACCGAGCAGACCACGGTCCTGGCGACGGCGGCCCGCTCCGAGGCCGTCTCGGTCGCCGTCCCGGCCCCGGCCGAGGGCCGCGGCGTGGTGACCCGATCCGGCGCGATCGCCGGCGGCTCCGTGTCCTCGGGCGGGGCGGTCCTGTGGGTCAACAGCCGCCCCGTCATCGCCCTGGCGGGGCAGTTCGCCCTGTACCGGGACCTGTACCTGGGTGCGCGCGGCGACGACGTGCGCATGGTCCAGCAGGCCCTGGCGGACCTCGGCTACGACGTCGGCGTGGACGGGGAGCTCGGGGCGGGCACCGCCGACGCCGTCCGGGACCTGTACAGGAACCTCGATGCGCAGGCCCCGCAGGACGCCGACGCCGGGCGGGCCGCCCCCGCGCCGCAGGCCGCCTCGCCCGCGCCGTCCGGCGACCCGACGGCGGCGTCGGGCCCTTCCGGGGCGCAGGCGCAGCCGGCCCTCGTCCTGCCGGCCGCCGAGGTCATGATCGTGCCGACGCTGCCCGCCGTCGTCACCTCCGTCCCCGCCGTCGGCGCGACCGTGGACGGGCAGGCGGCGGTCGTCTTCGGCGCGCAGGAGGTCACCCTCTCGGCCTCCATGCCGGCGGGCGTCCAGGCCCGGATGACCCCCGGCCTGACCGGCACCGCCACCCTCCAGGAGCAGTCGGTGGACGTCGCGGTGGCGCAGGTGCGCCCCGCGTCCGCGGAGAACCGGCCGCAGGGGGCCGGGGAGACGGCCGCGCCCGCCGCCGAGGCGGGCGTGGTCCTGCGGGCGAGCAACGGCCAGATCCCCGCCGAGTGGGTCGGGCGCAGCGACGTGCTGATCACCCTCAACCTGTCCCAACCGGTGCTCGACGCGCTGCTCGTCCCGCAGCGCGCCGTCTCCGTCGACGCCGGCGGCACCGCCTCCGTCCTCGTCGCCCAGGAGGGCGGGGCCTTCGCGCAGGTGGTCGTGACCGAGCTGGGCTGCACCGCGGGCACCTGCGCCGTCGCCTCCGAGGACGGCCGGCTCGCCGAGGGCATGAGCGTGCGGGTCGATGGTTGA